GTGGCGGAGGCGATCGCCGCTTCCAGGGCGCGCAGCGTCGCCGGCGGAGGAGACACGGCCGCGGCGTTGGCGCGGTTTCATCTATCCGACAAGCTCAGCCATGTCTCGACCGGCGGTGGCGCCTCCCTGGAGTTCCTCTCCGGGGTGGAGCTTCCCGGCGTGGCCGCCCTCACCGACAAGCCAGCCCAGGCATGAGAATCCCTCTGATCGTCGGGAACTGGAAAATGCATACCACCCCCGTTGAGGCTGCGGCCCTGACCCGCGAGCTGGTGGCGAAGGTGCCGGCGCGGCACCAGATGGAGATAGTAATCGCGCCGCCCTATACCTCCCTCGCCGCCACGGCGGCCGCGTTGCAGGGAAGCCGCCTGAAGCTGGCCGCCCAGGATCTGCATTGGGAGGACGTCGGCGCCTTCACGGGCGCCATCTCGCACTTGATGCTGGAGGCGGTCGGCTGCACGCACGTCCTGGTGGGCCATTCGGAGCGGCGGATCTATTTCGGAGAAACCGACCATCGAGTGAACCAGAAGCTGCGCGCCGCCTTGCGTGGAGGGCTGGCTCCCATCCTGTGCATCGGCGAGGAGCTCGTGGAGCGCGAGACGGGCAGGCTGCACGAGGTGCTGATCCGGCAGTTGGACCGGGCCCTCGACGAGGTCTCCCCCGGCTCGGCGGACCGCCTGTCGGTGGCGTACGAGCCGGTCTGGGCCATCGGCACCGGCCATTCGGCCACCGTCGAAGACGCCGCCCAGGCGAGCCATCTGATCCGGCGCCAGCTCGAGCAGCTTTGGGGAGCGGCGGCCGGCGACAAGGTGCGGATTCTCTACGGCGGCAGCGTCACGGCGGGCAACGCCGCGGGCTTCGCGGCCCACCAGGCCGTGGATGGGGTGCTGGTCGGAGGAGCTTCGCTCAAGGCCGTCGATTTCGCCGCCATCGC
The window above is part of the Candidatus Polarisedimenticolia bacterium genome. Proteins encoded here:
- the tpiA gene encoding triose-phosphate isomerase; translated protein: MRIPLIVGNWKMHTTPVEAAALTRELVAKVPARHQMEIVIAPPYTSLAATAAALQGSRLKLAAQDLHWEDVGAFTGAISHLMLEAVGCTHVLVGHSERRIYFGETDHRVNQKLRAALRGGLAPILCIGEELVERETGRLHEVLIRQLDRALDEVSPGSADRLSVAYEPVWAIGTGHSATVEDAAQASHLIRRQLEQLWGAAAGDKVRILYGGSVTAGNAAGFAAHQAVDGVLVGGASLKAVDFAAIAAAGW